A stretch of DNA from Roseovarius faecimaris:
CTGGAACATCAACGACCCGGCAAAATACCTCTTCAACCTGCGCGACCCGCGCCAGACCATTCAGGCGGTGAGCGAATCCGCCATGCGCGAGATCATCGCGCAATCGCGCCTCGCTCCGATCCTCAACCGCGACCGTGGCATCATCGCGTCGCAGCTTGAAGATCTGATCCAGTCGACGCTGGACAGCTATGACAGCGGCGTGAACATCATCCGCGTCAACTTCGACAAGGCCGACCCGCCGCAACAGGTGATCGACGCCTTCCGCGACGTGCAGGCCGCCGAGCAGGAACGTGACCGGCTGGAAAAACAGGCGGATGCCTATGCCGCGCGTGTGCTGGCCGAAGCCCGTGGTCAGGCGGCGCAGACGCTTGAAGAAGCCGAAGCCTATCGTGCGCAGGTCGTCAACGAAGCCGAGGGTGAAGCCAGCCGCTTCACCGCGGTTCTGACCGAATACCAGAAAGCCCCGGAAGTAACGCGCAAGCGTCTCTATCTGGAGGCGATGGAAGATGTTCTTGGCGATATCGACAAGATCATCCTTGACGATCAGGTGGGCGGCGGCGGTCAGGGCATCGTGCCCTACCTGCCCCTGAATGAACTGCGCCGGTCGCAGACGGGAGGTCAGTAAGATGCGGAAATCAACCATGCTTCTGCCGATCCTCGTATTGGCGATCATCGCGGGCCTGTCGGCCATTTTCATCGTGGACGAGCGCGAAAAGGCGCTGGTGCTTCAGTTTGGCCGGGTGGTCAAAGTCAAGGAAGACCCGGGCCTCGCCTTCAAGATCCCGCTGATTCAGGAGGTTGTGCGCTATGACGACAGGATCCTGAGCCGCGACATCGACCCGCTGGAGATCACGCCTCTGGATGACCGTCGCCTGGTGGTGGACGCCTTCGCGCGCTACCGGATCACCGATGTGGAACAATTCCGGCAGGCGGTCGGTGTGGGCGGCATCGCCTCCGCCGAGGACAGGCTCGACTCGATCCTTCGGTCGGAAACCCGGGAAGTTCTGGGTGGTGTCAGCTCCAACGACATCCTGAGCTCGGACCGGGCGG
This window harbors:
- the hflK gene encoding FtsH protease activity modulator HflK, with translation MAGPSGGPWGGGGNSGGGNGGDDGRGGGNRGNGGRRPPNEGGPQIPEIDELMKKGQDQLRVLMGGRGGSGGSRGTGGGEGPQFGRGTILIGAAIAAVLWAAASFYTVKPEEQSVELFLGDYYRTANPGLNFAPWPLVTYEKLPVTREQNEDIGVGGRGSEAGLMLTGDENIVDIDFQVVWNINDPAKYLFNLRDPRQTIQAVSESAMREIIAQSRLAPILNRDRGIIASQLEDLIQSTLDSYDSGVNIIRVNFDKADPPQQVIDAFRDVQAAEQERDRLEKQADAYAARVLAEARGQAAQTLEEAEAYRAQVVNEAEGEASRFTAVLTEYQKAPEVTRKRLYLEAMEDVLGDIDKIILDDQVGGGGQGIVPYLPLNELRRSQTGGQ